A segment of the uncultured Desulfobulbus sp. genome:
AGTTGTTTACGAATATGCTCATATTCATACTGCTGCCATGGTTCCGGGGTAAAATCCCGTGCAACACGGCCCTTGACGTCTTCAGGGCGCAAACCAATCATATCGGCATAGGCCTGGTTGCACTCACGAATGCAACCTTTCAAATCGGTCACCACAAAGGCATCCATCATACTCGTATAAAGGCTTCTATAGCGTCGTTCACTGGCAAGCAACTCTTCTTCCATCTGTTTTTGCTCGACAATTCGCCAGATATACTCGCCCAACTCAACGACTGTATCGATATCTGCAAGGGTATACGGGCGTCCTTTGTCCGCCAGGGCGATCACTGCAACCAATCGTCCACCACGTACCAGGGGCAAAAGAAGCTCCCGCTGCGTCCCCAGAGACAACGGCCTCTGCTGAACAATCCCCTTCTGTTTCTCAGATGTTTCCAGAGAAGGATCAACAAGCTCGACCTCCAAGGAGGGGTCATCTCCCCTGGATTGAATATAACGGCAAATAGGTTCCGCTTCGGCATCATACCAGCTCCATTGCTTTCCCTTTTCCCCTGTTGTGCGCTGCTCAACAGCTACTGCGTGGTACGGTTTTTCCAGACTACAGCATACTCCACGGGGACTGCCCACAAGCGTTGCAAGCTCCTCCATAGCGCGATGCAAAAACTCCGTGATACCATGCGGATAGCTGTACTCTCTCAGCGAGAGTCGGGCTTGAACCCGCTGCTGCTCCCGCAGAGTATCACTCTGATCCCGAAAACGAATAATCCAATCCCCCTTCTGATCGGTGTGCAGACCAAAGGGGGCAATTTCCAGGGCAATATGTAACTCATCCCCTGTGGGAGTCAGGAGTAGAGGCAGCTCTGTGGTCTGCTCCAAGTGCATTTCCAGGGGAGAGTACGCGTTACCTCGATGATCGATCAGGTTCATCACCTCGTGGACAGGTTTCCCGAGAGCTTCCTCCTGGCTCCATCCAGTCAGAGAGCTTGCCTTGGTGTTGATTTCGATAATCTCGGCATTGCAGTTGGTCAGAATAAGCCCTGTCCAAGGACTCTGCATCAGGCTTTGTTTATGGGCCTTGAGCTGAAAAAAGCGTTGTTCATGTTGTGCTAGCTGTTGATTCTGGCGCAGAGAGTAAAATCTGGCCTGTAGCAGGCCCAGGCTGGCAAGAACAAGCCCTAAAAAAAGCATGGCAGTCGCACGAAATTGTAGAATAAAAGCGACAGCCTGCTCAACTTCGCCCAACATGCTCTGTTGGGAATACTTTTGCGCTACAAAATGAGGGCTGTGTTCAACAGGAGGCTGAATCTGCATTGCATCAGCCCCACTTGTTTGCATAATGATGGTCGGCGGAGATGCCTTTTCGCGGAGAGTACGGGCTTCCGCCCGGAGACTGAGAACAAGGGCTACGCTGCAAAGCAGAAGCCAGAAAAGGGTCGGCACCAGGCCTACCCTGAAAGATCCAAGGACACTCTTTGTGGATATATTCATGAGCAAGTAGGTACTGCAGAAAAGACTGTGAGCAGTTTCATACTTTTGGGAATCTTGTATCTTGCTGAATCCGTGAGGGCGGGTGGCCACTAATGAATGCTCACGGACACAGGTTGTATTCAAAACCCCCTCTTGCAGGATCACTCCTGCAAGAGTATGCCGGTTGAGAGAAAAGCCTTCAACTAATCTTGAAACTATCGACTATAGACTTTAAGGTGGTCGCTAGCTGCTGCAGATCATCAGCACTGGATTTAACCTGGCGACTTGACGAGGAGATCTCGCTTGAGGCCGTATTGACCGTCGCGATATCCTGGGTAATGGAACTTGCCACCACGGAACTCTGGTTGACATTCTCATTGACCTCCGTCATTCCCTGGGAGGCCTGGGCGATATTGTCTGCGATCTCCTGGGTGGCGGAACTTTGCTCATTCACTGCTGTTGAAATAACCGAAACAATTTCATTGATACTATTGATCACCTGGGAAATCTGGTCAATCTCGCCCACGGTTGTGTCGGTTGTTTGCTGCATCTCCTCAATCTGTTTTTTGATATCCTGGGTCGCCGCAGCTGTCTGCTTGGCTAACTCTTTGATCTCATTGGCCACAACGGCAAACCCCTTCCCTGCCTCACCGGCACGGGCAGCTTCAATGGTGGCATTCAAGGCCAGCAGGTTGGTCTGCTCGGAGATCTCGGTGATGGTTTCCGTCACCTTGCCAATCGCCTGGGCTGCTTTTCCAAGCTCTGCCATACGATCGGAGGTCGTGCCTGCCTGCTCAACTGCAGCCAGAGAGATGGAGTTGGCCTCCTGGGCATTGTGAGCTATTTCGCCGATGGTGGCCGTCATCTCTTCGGCTGCACTTGCCACCATGGAGGTATTGGTGGTGGACTGCTCCATGGCTGCGGCCACATTATTGAGGTTGGTGGTCATCTCTTCGGCTGCGGCCGCTACAGAATCGGCCCGTTGGGAGGTATCCTCCGAAGAACTGGAAAGATCTGTCGCTATTTTAGAAAGATCTACTGAAGAGGCATCAATGGAGCGGGTATTGGCTGCTATATCACCGATAATCCCCTGCAATTTTTCAATAAAAATATTGAACCAATGGGCCAACTCACCGATCTCGTCTTTCGAATTCACAGACAAGCGCATGGTGAGGTCCCCTTCTCCCTGGGCAATATCCTGCAGCCCGGCAACGGCACGTTTCAGGGGCAGGACAATGGAACGAGAAAACATCAGAACAATCGCGCAGATCACAATGACAGCCACAAAAGTGGTCATTAAAATCGAATTGCGTATTGAGTTCGAAGCCGCGAGAAATTCATCTCTATCCTGGGTAACGGCAACCGCCCAGCCTTTAAGAGGCACCGGAGCAAATCCCGCAATTTTGGGAACGCCACGAAACACATAGTTCAGGGCTCCACTCTCCCCTCCCACCATGGCTCGGGTGATGTCGGCCATATCCTTGAGCGTGGTCAGGTCAAGCTTCATCTCCAATTCTTTTTTGGGGTGTGCAATAATCACCCCCTGGCTGTTACACATAAAGGCGTAACCGGTTTCTCCCACTTTGATTGTAGAAATGTGACGTGTTAAGGGTTCGGCCCGAAGAGAGAGGCCAAAAATCCCTAAAAATTCTCCCGAAAGCGAAGTTATGGGAGCACAAAGGACATAGATGACATCACCCGTCACCTTTGAGAAGACAATATCCCCGGCTACAGGTTTACCGCTGGATTTTGCCTTTTGAAAATAGGGCATGTCTGCCAGGTTGACCCCCTTATACTCCTCTCCACTTGCCAACTCTCCGGTATACATATACCCTTTGTCGTCGGTGACGAAGATACCTAAGTAACTGGCGTCGAGTTGCTTAAACTTATCCTTCATCTGCTTGCGCAGCACGGCAATGTCACTTTTAGCCGCCGCCAGCCCCTCTTTTTTTATCTTTTCTCCAATGAGACGGACATTGGTATCAACTGCATGGGCTGCGGCTGTTTTGAGTTGGGCATCCAGGGTCGATTCGACCAGTGCTGCCATGTTACTGGCCTGCGAGGCGGCATTGTTACGCGCGGCTTCACTCAGTGAATGGGACGATTTAGACACAGCAATGACCCCCACCACCATCAATGGCAGGGCCACGGCCACACACCCTCCCGCAATAAGTCGAAAACTAATAGATCGAAAATTCATTGTGTTCTCCTTGTTTCAACTAAAATAAAAGCGCTCCCAGCTTCCGGTTATCAGTTTCTTTCTTCCATGGTTGGCGGTTTTGGTGAGCCGCCACAAACAGGTACAGAAATACAACGTCATGCTGAACTACAAGGGTACAGAGGCCAATCCAACTGCGAACTATTCCACGGAGGAAAAATTGGCAAGATAGGCTAAAAAATCTTCTGAACTTAAAGGCTTACTATAATAGAATCCCTGAATCTGCTCACAATTGCACCGTTTGAGCCAGGCAAGCTGATCTGCGGTTTCCACCCCTTCGGCAACCACGGTAATGCCCAGGTTATGCGCCATGAGGATTATGGTCTCCACCAGCTGTGCATCTGAAGGATCTTCTGTGATATCACGTATAAAGGAACGATCAATTTTCAGGGTTTTGATGGGAAAACGTTTGAGGTAGGAAAGCGAGGAGTACCCCGTTCCAAAGTCATCAATGGCGATGGCAAGTCCATGGCCGACCAACTCGTTGAGGGTATCGACGGTTTTGGCCAGGTTATTCATCATCGCAGTTTCTGTAATCTCCAGCTCAAGTTGACTGGTTGGCAGTTTAAAGGTCTGGAGAATGCCCAGGATGCGTTCAACCAATGTATCCTGAACAAACTGCCGGGGCGATAGATTCACAGAAAGCGTAAGAGGGGGGCCCCCGGTACTATTGAGTGCGCTGAGAAAACGGCAGGTCTGTTCCAGAACCAGCTCTCCCAGCCCAACGATCAGGCCCGTCTCCTCAGCCAGGGGAATAAAATCAGCCGGGCTGACAAGCGATCCATCGGGCTGCTCCCAGCGAACCAGTGCTTCGGCCCCGACCACTTTCCCGGAAAAGGGCTCAATTTTAGGCTGAAAAAAAACGGTAAACTCTTGGTTTTGAACAGCCTGACGCAGATTATTTTCAAGTTCTCGCAGGTAGGAAATACGTTCACTTAACTCCGAGGTAAAGAGGCAGAAGTTGTTTTTCCCCTGGGATTTTGCCTGATACATGGCGATATCGGCATGTTTTATCAGGGTTTCGGCGTTATCTCCATCGGTGGGATACAATGCCACGCCAATACTGGCACTGACAAAGAGCTCCTGCCCATCGACCTGGAAAGGGGCATCCAGGCTTTTCAGCAAGCGATCTATGAGTAATGTGACCACCTCCTCTGAGTGAATTGCGGCCATCAACAGTAAAAATTCATCACCGCCGAGTCGGGCCACGGTATCCTCGGCTCGAACCTGCGCGACCAGACGATTCGTCACCTGAAGCAGAAGCGTATCGCCGCTGGCGTGGCCGAGGCTGTCGTTAATATTTTTAAAATTATCCAGATCCAATATCAGGACGGCAAGCTGGGTTCCTCCACGCCGAACATGGGCTATGGATACCTCGATACGATCCATGGCCAAACGCCGGTTGGGCAGTCCAGTCAGGCTGTCATGATAGGCCTGATGGACAATATGCTCTTCCTGTCGCTTCAATTCTGTAATATCGTGAAACAATCCCACATAATGGGTAGTCTGATTGTGTTGATCGCGAATGGCGCTGATACTCAAAATCAGTGGGTAGTCCTCCCCGGTTTTCCGAGCATTCCAGATTTCGCCGCTCCACCGTCCACTTTGTTTGAGTTGCTCCCAGAGCTGGCGGTAAAAGTTGGGGGTATACCGCTTCGATTTGAGCATACGAACATTTCGACCAAGCGCATCCTCCTGGCTGTACCGGGTAATATCACTGAAGGCCTGGTTGACAGACAAAATATTCGCCTGGGCATCGGTAATTATTATCCCCTCCAGAGCCTGTTCCACCGCATTGCGATAGAGGAGCAATTGATCCTCAGCGCCTTTGCGTTCTTTAATTTCCTCAAGCAAGCTCTGATTAGCCTGCGAAAGTTGCAAAATATAGCGGTTAAAATGATGTCCCAGCTCACCGATCTCACCCAGCGCATCCTCTTCAGCCAGCACGTCTCTGTTCCCACCAATTGCTTGCTCCATCTGACTGGCCAGTCGAACCAGGGGGCTGGCTATCAAATTTCCCAAAGTTAGACCTAAGGGGAGCACCAAAATCAGAGCGCCAAGAATAATCGATCCGATAATCCAACCCAGATGAGCCAAAGGCCGAAGGAACTCTTCTTCATAGACGGTTGAAGCGACAAGCCAATCGAGCTCTTCAATGTAATGAAAAAAGACTATTTTTTTCTGTGGCTTTGTTTGAGAAGAATCCTTCCAGCTATAGGTAAACTGCCCATTTTTCTGGGCAAGCATACGTTCAAACAATTGCTTGGCTGCAACATTTTCTACGGTGTACATATTCCCGACCAACCAGGGATGATGAATAACATCACCGGAGCCACTGAAAATGAACGAGTAGCCTGTACGGCCAAAACGATGGGCTTTCAGCCCCTTGCGCAAATCTCGGGCCAAAAAATTGAATTCATTTCGGTAACTGGTCACCGAAACAATCCAGTCCCAGGGTTTGAAGTAGGCCATGGCCAGGGTTTTAGGTGATGGGGCATCCTCCCCGGGATTTTTCCAGGTGTACTCAAGCAGCCCAAATTTCCGGGCCATCTGCTGACGGACAAAGGAATTGTCGGAAAACTGCGTGCCAATAAACGAGGCGACCGGATGGACCAGCATCCGTCCTTGTGAGTTAATCACGTAGACATAGCCTTTATCGCCAATTTGCTGTTGCAAAAATAGGTGTCGAGCCTGATCTTGAGCGGCAGCACGGCTTAAGGTCTCGGCCTGCACCTGCCTTTCTAAAAATCGCAAGGTGTCTATGTTGACCTGGGCAATCGTCTGGAGATGATTGCGAATAGCCAGTTGCGCAGAATTTTCCACGACCTCTTTAAGCGACAAGGTTGAAGAGGCCAGTTTTTCCATCATATTGTCACGCATGGTGCTGGAGACAAAATGATAGATCCCGGCCCCGGCAAGAATAAAAACCAGGGCTGTTGAAAGAAAAAAGAGGGTAAGAATATGGAAACGGATCGAACGTTGTTTGGAAAACAACGGCTGAAGAAATGAGGGAAGTTGATTAAACATGGTTCCTGTACGCATTTAATCCCAACTCACCCCATCAAGCCCCCCGGTACGCATCAGCCCCCGGTTCAGGGATAAAGAGAGAGTCTTGAGCAAATCGATATCAATTTGCGCCAGAAGTGCAAGTTCTATCTCTGTTAATTCAATTCCGAGCTGGTAACAGGCCTCCGGGAGTGACCTGCCAACCAAGCGCCGGAATTGCTCGTCAGTAACAAGCCGTCCCAGACAATATTCCACTCCTTGCTGTGACATACACAGGCCTCCAGTCAAACGGGATTTTCCCAAAAATGATCCTCCAAGAGGACAAAATGCCTCACTTGCCCCCTATGAACTAGCAGGATACATGCCATCATTTTTTTCTTTAATTTCAGGTTATTACAAAAATGAAAAACCCAGAAAATGTCCCCAAAGGAACAATCTGTCCCTCTAGGGACAACATATTTTTCTTCAGTAGAAAAATTTTCTGGTCGTTTTCAGAAGGCGTGCCGCTGCGGATTTATTATTTCCGCTTTGTTGAAGTGCCCACTCTTTGAGTCGCTGATGAACTGCCTCAAGAGAGAACTCCGAAGGGGGGAAATCAAAGTGGAGGGTGTGGCTGGAGAGCGATGGTGAAAATGGTGTGTTTTCTGTAGGTTGAAGTCGAAGATGTTGGGGCTGAATCAGCTCACCATTGGTGATAATGGTGGCATACTCCAAGCGGTTGCGCAGCTCGCGCACATTGCCAGGCCAGTCATAGGTCAGTAAAAAATCCAGGGCGGCACGGGAGAGTCCAGGGAGCGATTTTCCCTGATGCTGGCGAAAAGTGACAAGAAAATGTTCCACCAAGGAGGAAATATCCTCCTTTCGCTCACGCAGTGGTGGAATATGCAGGGGGAAGACATTGAGCCTATAAAAGAGATCGAAACGGAACTGTCCCGTACGGGACAACTCGTGAAGATCACGGTGGGTGGCAACAATAACCCTGAAATGAGCTTTCCGGGGCAGATCAGAACCTAACTGCTCATATACCTTTTCTTCCAGGAGCCGTAAAAGTTTAGCTTGCAGCAGTGGGGGCATATCACCAATCTCATCA
Coding sequences within it:
- a CDS encoding EAL domain-containing protein is translated as MRTGTMFNQLPSFLQPLFSKQRSIRFHILTLFFLSTALVFILAGAGIYHFVSSTMRDNMMEKLASSTLSLKEVVENSAQLAIRNHLQTIAQVNIDTLRFLERQVQAETLSRAAAQDQARHLFLQQQIGDKGYVYVINSQGRMLVHPVASFIGTQFSDNSFVRQQMARKFGLLEYTWKNPGEDAPSPKTLAMAYFKPWDWIVSVTSYRNEFNFLARDLRKGLKAHRFGRTGYSFIFSGSGDVIHHPWLVGNMYTVENVAAKQLFERMLAQKNGQFTYSWKDSSQTKPQKKIVFFHYIEELDWLVASTVYEEEFLRPLAHLGWIIGSIILGALILVLPLGLTLGNLIASPLVRLASQMEQAIGGNRDVLAEEDALGEIGELGHHFNRYILQLSQANQSLLEEIKERKGAEDQLLLYRNAVEQALEGIIITDAQANILSVNQAFSDITRYSQEDALGRNVRMLKSKRYTPNFYRQLWEQLKQSGRWSGEIWNARKTGEDYPLILSISAIRDQHNQTTHYVGLFHDITELKRQEEHIVHQAYHDSLTGLPNRRLAMDRIEVSIAHVRRGGTQLAVLILDLDNFKNINDSLGHASGDTLLLQVTNRLVAQVRAEDTVARLGGDEFLLLMAAIHSEEVVTLLIDRLLKSLDAPFQVDGQELFVSASIGVALYPTDGDNAETLIKHADIAMYQAKSQGKNNFCLFTSELSERISYLRELENNLRQAVQNQEFTVFFQPKIEPFSGKVVGAEALVRWEQPDGSLVSPADFIPLAEETGLIVGLGELVLEQTCRFLSALNSTGGPPLTLSVNLSPRQFVQDTLVERILGILQTFKLPTSQLELEITETAMMNNLAKTVDTLNELVGHGLAIAIDDFGTGYSSLSYLKRFPIKTLKIDRSFIRDITEDPSDAQLVETIILMAHNLGITVVAEGVETADQLAWLKRCNCEQIQGFYYSKPLSSEDFLAYLANFSSVE
- a CDS encoding Os1348 family NHLP clan protein, producing MSQQGVEYCLGRLVTDEQFRRLVGRSLPEACYQLGIELTEIELALLAQIDIDLLKTLSLSLNRGLMRTGGLDGVSWD
- a CDS encoding methyl-accepting chemotaxis protein, translated to MNFRSISFRLIAGGCVAVALPLMVVGVIAVSKSSHSLSEAARNNAASQASNMAALVESTLDAQLKTAAAHAVDTNVRLIGEKIKKEGLAAAKSDIAVLRKQMKDKFKQLDASYLGIFVTDDKGYMYTGELASGEEYKGVNLADMPYFQKAKSSGKPVAGDIVFSKVTGDVIYVLCAPITSLSGEFLGIFGLSLRAEPLTRHISTIKVGETGYAFMCNSQGVIIAHPKKELEMKLDLTTLKDMADITRAMVGGESGALNYVFRGVPKIAGFAPVPLKGWAVAVTQDRDEFLAASNSIRNSILMTTFVAVIVICAIVLMFSRSIVLPLKRAVAGLQDIAQGEGDLTMRLSVNSKDEIGELAHWFNIFIEKLQGIIGDIAANTRSIDASSVDLSKIATDLSSSSEDTSQRADSVAAAAEEMTTNLNNVAAAMEQSTTNTSMVASAAEEMTATIGEIAHNAQEANSISLAAVEQAGTTSDRMAELGKAAQAIGKVTETITEISEQTNLLALNATIEAARAGEAGKGFAVVANEIKELAKQTAAATQDIKKQIEEMQQTTDTTVGEIDQISQVINSINEIVSVISTAVNEQSSATQEIADNIAQASQGMTEVNENVNQSSVVASSITQDIATVNTASSEISSSSRQVKSSADDLQQLATTLKSIVDSFKIS
- a CDS encoding PAS domain S-box protein, encoding MNISTKSVLGSFRVGLVPTLFWLLLCSVALVLSLRAEARTLREKASPPTIIMQTSGADAMQIQPPVEHSPHFVAQKYSQQSMLGEVEQAVAFILQFRATAMLFLGLVLASLGLLQARFYSLRQNQQLAQHEQRFFQLKAHKQSLMQSPWTGLILTNCNAEIIEINTKASSLTGWSQEEALGKPVHEVMNLIDHRGNAYSPLEMHLEQTTELPLLLTPTGDELHIALEIAPFGLHTDQKGDWIIRFRDQSDTLREQQRVQARLSLREYSYPHGITEFLHRAMEELATLVGSPRGVCCSLEKPYHAVAVEQRTTGEKGKQWSWYDAEAEPICRYIQSRGDDPSLEVELVDPSLETSEKQKGIVQQRPLSLGTQRELLLPLVRGGRLVAVIALADKGRPYTLADIDTVVELGEYIWRIVEQKQMEEELLASERRYRSLYTSMMDAFVVTDLKGCIRECNQAYADMIGLRPEDVKGRVARDFTPEPWQQYEYEHIRKQLMHGGCSELYEKEYRHQDGHTFPVELRTYLLVNNEGQPEGMSAVVRDISQRKQVQAEREKLRDRLNLAKRLESVGQLAGGVAHDFNNMLGVIIGFADLALRRLDLQEPLDMYLQEISTAAKRSAEVTRQLLAFARQQTIEPKVLDFNATVHARLAMLRQLIGENRELCWQPGKELWPVQLDPSQLDQILINLVVNARDAINGVGIVTLETLQVSLDESQTESATGLPAGDYVVLAVSDTGSGIDPLILDKIFEPFFTTKAQGQGTGLGLATVYGIVQQNQGGVQVQSEVDAGTTFRVYLPRFKGKSEEERAKEGAAFSLGQGELVLMVEDEPALLSLHKTILEQLNYKVLTAVNPAQALTLANKHGDSVDLLLLGLPENMPEVTSRELAVKLGKLCPQSRIVFLSDHDGQDLTWLAKLDSDAAVLNKPLVVAELAQLMREALRAA